The Amycolatopsis nigrescens CSC17Ta-90 genomic interval GTCTGCGGGTTCGACGTGCGCCGGGACGGGCACGAGGTGCGCCGCCGGATCGGCATCACCGGACAGTCCGCGGCCGTGGACGACGCCCTGTCCGGCCGGGACAACCTGGTGCTGGTGGCCAGGCTGCTCGGCGCGAACCGGCGCCAGGCAAAGGCCCGCGCGAGCGAGCTGCTCGACTCCTTCGGCCTCTCCGACGCCGCGGACCGCCAGGCCCGCACCTACTCCGGCGGTATGCGCCGCCGGCTCGACCTTGCCGCGAGCCTGGTCGGCTCGCCGGAGGTGCTCTTCCTGGACGAGCCGACCACCGGACTGGATCCGGTCAGCCGCACCGAGCTCTGGCGCATCGTCCGCGACCTGGCCACCGGCGGCGCCGCCGTGGTGCTGACCACCCAGTACCTGGAGGAGGCCGACCGGCTTGCCGACGAGGTGCTGGTGCTCGGCCTCGGCCGGATCGTCGCCGCTGGTACCCCGCAGACCCTCAAGGACCGGCTCGGCAAGCGCACCGCCACCCTGACCTTCGGCGACGCGGAGACCTGCCGCCGAGCGTTCGGCGCGCTGGAGCAGCGCTGTTTCCGGCCGGCGAGGGACGACTCGCGGCACGCGGTGGTCGCGGCCATCGCCGAGTCCGGCGACATCGCGGTACTGGTCCGCACGCTGGACGCGGCCGGCATCGGATTGCGCGACCTGACCGTCGCCGAGCCGACCCTGGACGACGTCTACCTGTCCCTGCTCGGCCACCTCGGCGAAGGACCATGAGCGTGCAGGCCGCTGTCCCGTGGCGGGGCAGCGGGTTCCGGACCCAGGTGCGGGTGCTCGCGGCGAGAACGCTGCGCTCCTCCTTCGGTGACGTGAAGCTGGTCTTCTTCGGCCTGATGCAGCCGGTGGTGCTGCTGCTGTTGTTCAGCCAGGTCTTCGACGGCATCGGCAGCCTGCCCGGCATCGCCGAGTACGGCGGGTACATCGACTTCCTGATGCCGGCGACCCTGGTCAACATCGCGATGACCACGGCGATGGGCTCGGGGGTGGGGCTGCTCGCCGAGACCTACAGCGGGTTCGTCGGCCGGCTCCGCTGCCTGCCGATCAGCATGTTCGCGGTGCTCACCGCGCGCACGCTGGCCGACAGCGCCAGGCTCGCCGTGCAACTGCTGGTCGCGCTGCTGACCGGCTTGCTGCTACTCGGTTTCCGCCCCGCCGGCGGGTTCGCCGGGGTGACCGCGGCGGTGCTGCTCACCCTGGTCGCCGGATGGGGGCTGAGCTGGGTGTTCCTCGCCATCGCGGCGTGGGCGAAGAAACCCGAGACCATGCAGGCGGTGTCGTTCATCGCGGTCTTCCCGCTGATGTTCGGCTCCAGCGCGTACATGCCGGTGGACACGATGCCGGCCTGGGTACGCGCGCTGTCCACGGTCAACCCGGTCACCTATGCCATCGACGCCACCCGCGGGCTCGCGCTCGGCAGGCCGGACTGGACCGCGATCCTGCTCGCGGTCGCGCTGTCGCTGGTCGCCGCGGCGATCGGCGCCGCGGTGGCGGCCCGGAGTTTCCGGCGGCATTCCGGGTGAACCCGCTCAGGGCCGTGGTGGGCTGGTGACAGTTCACCGGCGCTGAACCTGATCGTCAATGACAATTTTTTTGCCAATTCACGAACACGTTGGGAACCAGGCCGGAAATTTGCTATAAACGTATACAGGTCACCTCCTGTTGAATCGCCGCGCACACGCCGGACGTTACGAAAAATACAGGAAAAAGCGAGGGAGCTTCGACCATGCGGGTCAATCCACTTTTCACCGCCGCCAGGACAGCCGCGCGGCAGGCCGGAATTTCGCGGAAGGCCGCGCTGGCGTTCGTCGGCGGTGCGCTGGCCGTGCTGCCGGTCGCCTCGGTCGCCGGCGGTGCGGTGGGAACCGTGCAGAACATCGCAGGTCAGCTCCCTCCCATGCCGCCGGTGCTGACCGGTATCGGGCCGGACCTGCTCGGCGCGGACGGCAGCCTGCCGGAGCCGATGGTCGGCGCGCCGCTGCCGGCACCGGACGCGACCCAGGTCGGTTATGAGTTGCCGAGTGGGCCGTTGGGTATTCCTGGTACGGCGTTGAAGGCGTATCAGAACGCGGCGGAGATCGTGGCGCGTGAGCAGCCTGGTTCGCATATCGACTGGGCGTTGATCGCGAGTATCGGGCGGATCGAGTCGAATCACGCTCGTGGTGGTTATGTGGACGCCAAGGGCGACACGCTGGAGCCGATCCTGGGGCCGGTGCTCAACGGCGCCGGGCCGGTGGCCGCGATCGCCGACAGCGACGGTGGCCGGTTCGACGCGGACCCGGTGTGGGACCGCGCGGTGGGCCCCACCCAGTTCATTCCCTCGACCTGGCGCAACTACGCCTCCGACGGCAACGGCGACGGCGAGTCCAACCCCAACAACATCTACGACGCCACCCTCGGCACCGGCCGCTACCTCACCTCCGGCGGCCTCGACCTCGCCAACCCGGAGCAACTCCGCGCCGCCGTGCTGCGCTACAACAATTCGGAAAGCTACGCGATCACGGTGATCCGCTGGGCCGAGTCCTACCGCAGCGGCGGGGTCGGCGCGCTGCCGGACAGCATGGTGCCGATCGGCGCGCCGAACCCGGTGGCCGCCAGGCCCGCGCCGGGCCCGGTGCCGCCGCCGGTACCCGGCCAGCCGCCCGTTCCCCCCGGCACGCAGCCCCCGCCTCCCGGCGGCACGCCCACACCGTCCAATCCGGACACTCCGCCGGGCAGCACCCCGCCGCCAGGGAGCACGCCGCCGCCCGGCAGCACAACGCCGCCGAGCAGCACGCCGCCACCCAGCAGTACTCCGCCGCCGAGCAGTTCGGAACCGCCGAGCAGCACCGAACCACCGAGCAGCACCCCGCCGCCGAGCAGCACCGAACCACCCAGCAGCTCGGAGCCGCCCAGCAGCAGCGAACCGCCGAGCAGCACCCCGCCCAGCAGCACCGAACCACCGAGCGGCACGACCCCGCCGGGCACCGGGACACCGTCCGGAACCTGAGCCGACACCGGGGCCAGCGCCCGCGAGCCGGAAAGGATTTGTGGTGGTACAGCTGCTCCGGACCTTCGGCGGTCTGCTCAGCCTGACCCCCCTGCTCGGCCCACCGGCATTGCTGCTGTGCTGGGCGCTCGCACGCTTCCGGCGGCGCGACAGACCCACCGGGCTCGCCACCGCCACCGCGGTCTGCGACGTCCTGCTCGTGCTGGCCGCGGTGTGCGTGCTCTACCTGGTGACGAAGCCGATGCACGGCCAGCCGAGCGCGACCGATCTGGAGCCGGGCAAGGAGATCGGCGGCGCGCTGGACCAGTTGCCCGGCAACGCGGACCCGATCTGGCAGGTGGTCGGGAACGCGCTGCTGCTGATGCCGATCGGGATGCTGGCCCCGCTCCGGATCACCAGGCTGCGTTCGGTGGCCAGGGTGGTGTGCACCGGGCTGGTGCTGTCCACCGCCGTCGAACTGACCCAGTACCTCTTCCTGGTCGGCCGGGTCGCCGCGACCGACGACGTAATACTCAACACCATCGGAGCAGGCGCGGGCGCGCTGCTGACCCGGCACTGGTGGGCAAGGCGAACCGGTCCGTTCACCCGGACAGGTAGGGCCGCCATACGCCGTACGGGCCAGTACCGCACCGTCCCCCGACCATATGTGTCGCAGTACTCGCGAACCGCGCCGGATGATCTAGGAAAACTGTAAGCGCGGTGCGCGCGTCGCCAGATTCCAGCGGCCCTGATCCTGCCGGGTGGATTCGGCTCCGGACATTGACGTGAACCCCTGGCGAAATTAACGTCGTGATTAACGGGGACACGCACGTAAATCGGCGTCGATTTCACAGGTCACATCAACTCGGCAGGGGGTTCCGCCATGACCCAAGTCGTCAGCCAGCTGGCCGTCAAGCCGGGCTGCGACCTCGGGCAACACCGCAGCGCGGCCGAACTGTGGGCAGCACTGCCCGCAGAGCTGGCCGGCTGGCTGCGACCGTTGGCGAATCAGATAGCCAAGGACATCCTGGACGGGATAGCACTGGCCGATCCGCGATACCGGAGCCTGCTCCGGCGACGCGGCCCCGGAACGCTTTCCGAATCGATCAAAGAGGCAGTTTCATCCTGCCTCGATGGAATCGGTGATCCCTTACCGCGGATTTCCAGACCTGCCCTGCTCGGCCGCCGGCTCGGGCGCGCCGAACTGGCCGCGGACGGCGCGCTGGACCGGCTGCGCGCGGCGATCCGGCTGTCCGGCCGGATCGCCTGCGAGCATCTCGCGGACGCGGCCCGCCGGCACCGGATCTCCGGCGAGTCGCTGTGCGCGCTGATGGAGGCGCTGTTCAGCACGATCGGCGAGATCTCCGCGGCGGCGGCCGTCGAGTACTCGACCGGCAAGGCACGCGCCCTCACCCAGCAGGAGCGGCGACGGCATCGGCTGACCGAGCTGATCGTCTCCGGCACCACCGCCACCGAACGGGCGACCGCTTCGCTCGCCGAAGCGCTGCGTTGGCAACTCCCGGACCGGGTCGCGGTCGCCGTGCTGGAGCCGGTGGTGCCCCGGATCGACCTCCGGCCGCCCCGGTTCGACGAGCAGGTGCTGGTCGATCTCGGGCAGCCAGAGCCGCGGGTGATCACCGCCGACCCGCGACGGCATCTCGACCCCGCGGACGGCGCGCTCACCGGGTGGCGTGCCGTGGTCGGCCCGCTGGTGCCGTTCACCGAGGCGCCGGTTTCGCTGCACTGGGCCCGGCGCACCCTCGGCTGCCTGCAGGACGGCAGCATCAAGGGCGGCGACGTGGTCTGGGCGCACGAGCACCTCAGCACCCTGTGGCTGCTGTCCGACGACTTCCTCACCGCGGAGCTGAGCCGGCGCAGCCTGCGGCCGCTGGACGCGCTGCCGGGCCCGGACCGCCTGACGCTGACCGAAACCCTGTTCGTCTGGCTGCAGAACCGGTGCAGCACCACCGAAACCGCGGGACGGCTGCGGCTGCACCGGCAGACCGTGCACAACAGGGTGAAGACGCTGCGCGCCCTCTTCGGTGCCGGGCTGGACGACCCCGGCCAGCGGCTCGAGATGCTCATCGCGCTGCGCGCACGGCGGCTCCGGTTGTCAGAAAGGTGACACCCTGGCCGTACCGGCCTGTCATCGAATTGCGCAGGATCAAAATACCGATCCGCTGATTTACCCGGCCACTTGCCATGCCCAGGAAACGGTGTTTGTATCGGCTGCAATCCTGGAGGACAAAGTGCGCGCAAGATATCGGGCTTTGTGGCGTTTCGCGGTGGTCGGCGGTGCTGCGTTTGTCACCACCGTAGGCGTCAACTACCTGCTGAAACTCACCGTGCTGCGGGAAAAGCCGGTCACCGCACTGGCCATCGCGACCATTGTGGCCACCATCCTGTCCTATCTGCTCTCCCGCGGCTGGTCCTTCCAAGCCCGCGGTGGGCGGCCGCGACATCACGAGGCGGCACTGTTCTTCCTGGTGAACGCGATCGCGGTGGGCATTAACCTGTGCCCGCCGTTGATTTCCCGATATGTGCTGCGACTGGAATACCCGGCGGTCGGCCTGCTCTGTCAGGAAATCGCCGACTTCGTCAGCGGAATGGTGATCGGTACCGCACTGGGCACACTTTTCCGGTGGTGGGGATACCAGAAATGGGTCTTCCCGGTGACGGTCGGATGCTGACCGCACCGCGTTCCCGCCCGGTCACCGGCCGCCGGGCCGACGCACTGGCCGCGCTCGGCTATCTGATCGCCGCCGTACTCCTTTTCCGTCCACTGTGGACCAACCTGGGGCACGGCTACCTGACCAACAGCGGCCAGGACCAGAACATGTGGGAGTGGTTCTTCTCGGTCACCGCGCACGCCGTGGCCGGGCTGGAGAACCCGCTGAGCAGCGGCCTGCAGAACCATCCCGCCGGGGTGAACCTGATGGCCAACACCGCGATGCTCGGCCTCGGCGTGCCGCTGACCCCGGTGACACTGGTCTTCGGCCCGGCGGTGACCTGGGCGCTCGTGCTCACCGGCGGCCTGGCCGGCAGCGCGTTCGCCTGGTACCACCTGCTGTCCCGGCGGCTGGTCGGCAGCCGCGCCGCCGCCGCGCTCGGCGGCGCCTGCTGCGCCTTCGCACCACCGATCATCTCGCACGCGAACGCGCACCCGAACTTCGTCGCGCTGTTCGTGCTGCCGTTCATCATCGGGCGGTTCCTCGACCTGGTGCGCGGCGCCAGGCCGGTCCGTGACGGCGTGCTGCTCGGCCTGCTGGTGACCTACCAGGTGTTCCTCGGCGAAGAACCGCTGGTGATCACCGCGCTGGGGCTGCTCGTGTTCGCGGTGACCTACGCACTTTCCCGGCCCAGCGAGGTACCGGCGATGCTGCGCCCGCTGGCCACCGGGCTCGGCGTCGCGGCGGTGACTTCGCTGGCGTTGCTGATATTTCCCTTGTGGTGGCAGTTCTTCGGCCCGCAGAGCTACCACTCGCTGGAACACGGGCCGCAGGGCAACGACGCCGCCGCGTTCACCGCTTTCGCCTCCGACTCGCTCGCCGGTGACGCGGAAAGCGCGCGCGGGCTGGCGATGAACCGGACCGAGGAGAACGCGTTCTTCGGCTGGCCGCTGGTGCTGCTGCTGACCGCGATCTCGGCCTGGCTGTGGCGGCGGGCCGTCGCCCGTGCGCTGGCGGTGACCCTGTTCGTGCTGGCCCTGATCTCGATGGGCAGCCCGTTGACCGTGGCCGGGCACGAAACCGGGATACCCGGCCCGTGGCGGCTGCTGGCCGGGCTGCCGTTGCTCGAGTCGGTGCTGGAGTCGCGGTTCGCGCTCGGCTGCGCGCCGGTGGCCGGGTTGCTGCTGGCGCTGGCCACCGACCGGGTGCTGACCGCGGCCACGGTCGCGGAATGGCGTGGCGCGGCGCGGGTGATCTGGTCCGCGGTGCTGCTGTTCGCACTGGTACCGATCGTGCCGGTCGAACTGGCCGCGCGGGAACGCGCCCCTGCCCCCGCGTTCTTCGCGCTGGACCTGTGGCGCGACCACGTGCGACCAGGCCGCTCGGTGCTGATGGTGCCGCCGCCGGACACCGGGGACGCCGAGCCGCTGCACTGGCAGGTGCTCGCCGGACTGGGATTCCCGTTGGCGGAAGGCTATTTCGTCGGCCCCGGCGGCAAGGACCGCGCCGGCCAGTACGGCGCGGTCCGGCGGCCGACGTCGAACCTGCTGGAACGGGTGGCGAACACCGGCCGGGTCCCGCCGGCCAACCCGATCGACCAGCTGATCGCCGAGAACGACCTCCGCTTCTGGCAGGCGGACGTCGTGGTGCTCGCCCCGCAGCAGCGACGGGCGACCGAGCTCAAGCAGACCGTGGAGCAGCTGCTCGGCGGGCCCGGCACCGTGGTCGGCGGCGTCTGGCTCTGGGACGTCCGCCGGTGACCCGCGCGGTCAGTCGTTCAGCAGGCTCAGCGTCATCGCGGAACAGTTGTCCCGCAGGAAGACGTCCGCCCCGGCGAGCAGGGTGAGCCATTTGGTGGGCATGAGCTTGGCGCTGGTGTCGACGAGCGCGTTGAAATAGGCGCCGAGCTGGGCGTACCCGTTGTCCGGGTCCACCCCCTTGATCGCATCCTCGTAGCCAACGGTGCGCACCGCTTCGGCGGAAACCCGCTTCAGGTCCGCGGTCCACTCCTGGGTCTCGACCACATCTTCCCGGGTCCCGTACCAGCCCATATGACCGCCGAAGAAGGTGTCGAAGTCGTACTCGAGGGATTTGTCGATCGCCTCGACGAAACCCGGGATATCCCTGGCGGTGTCCAGCCGGAAGAACGGAATCCACCGGGGAATGATCACGTCCACCAGCGACAGCAGCCGGTGCTGCGGGGCGTGGATGAACAGGTTCCCCGGCAGATGGTTGGTGCCGTGGTAATCGAGGAAAAGCTGATGCTCGCCGATTTTCAGGCTGCTGTGATTCCCGTCGAAGGTCTTGGTCGGGACCGGCCGGCGAGGATCGTTCGCCCGGCGCAGCAGCTCCGCGGTGCGCTCGTGCGCGATGTAGGCGGCCGTCGGCGGGAACAGGTGCGCGGCACCGATGTGGTCGACGTGCGCATGGCTGTAGATGACGTGGGTGACCGGGCGGGTGGTGATCTCCGCGATGGCCGCGAGCATCTTCTCCCCCAGCCGTTCCGGGGCGTCGATGGCGGCAACTCCCTTGCGGCTGACCAGGAACATGGCCTGATCGATACCGTCACGGATGCCGTAAAGGCCGTCCCCCAGCTGATCCAGCAGATAGCCCTTCGGCGGGATCTTCGGCGGGCGGGCCCGCACCGGAACCGGGACGAACGGCCCGGTGGCCGTGCCCGGCTGTCCCGGCGGCTGGGCGAGCGCGGCCGGTAGCTGGTATCCGTGCAGCAGGGCCGCGGCGGAGGCGACCCCCGCACCCCGCAGAATATTTCTTCGTGTCGTTGACGTTTGCGCCGGCGCGCCTGACTTCATCCCCTGCACAGCGACCTCCTGGGATATCGGATGTGATCCGAGTCCGCTTAGTCTGATCCCCAAAATTTCTATCATCAGATTTACCCAGTGCGCCATCCACTGTCAAGTGACGTTTCGTCGGCGGCATTTAGCAATAATCGAGATACCTGGATACCCGCGGAAGTCCGACGGTTACTCTCGCACAGATTCGGCTACATGTTCTCGGGAAACAATTCCCGCACAACGAAAATGATACCCAAGAATCTTGATAATACCAATGCCCGTACTTATGTCATGACACGAATTCGTCGATGTGGCGTGCTTCGACGTCGTCCGGCTCGATGCCGAGCCCCCGCCCTCCGAGCCGTCCACCCCCACCGGCGAGCACGGTGCCAGCGCTCACTCGATCCGCATCTGCGCAGCTCAGACCCCGTACCCGCAGGTCAGAGGCCCCTCTGCTACCCTCTTCGACGGAGGATTGGCCGAGCGGCCTAAGGCGCACGATTGGAAATCGTGTTGGGTGTAAAAGCCCTCGCAGGTTCGAATCCTGTATCCTCCGCCAACGCCCCTCGGCCAGGCTGCACGCCAGGTCGAGGGGCTTCTGCGTTGGCGCGCTTCCGACCGGCAGCTCAGGTCAGCGAGCGTTCGCCCGCGACGTCGTACTCGGCCACCGAAGCGCTGAGTATCGCCGCGTTCTGTTCGTCGCTGGGACCGTCGCCCCGAAACGCCTCGACCGCCGTTCGCGACGCCCAGCGCTCGAAGATGACAATGCGGCCGGTGTCCACCAGATCCGCGGTGATGGAGAAGTCCAGGCAGCCGGGTGCGCGGCGCGCCTGTTCCACAACGCGCACGCAGTCCGCGAGGTAGGACGCGCGCTGTTGCGGATCGACCATGATGTGCCCCGCGACGATCAGCATCTTCGGCTCCTCTGCTCGTTCGAATCCGCCGTCACGAAGTAAGACTGTCGAACGGGGCCGAACTCATCGGTGGTCACGTCGCCCGGAACGTCACCTGATCGGACGCCCGATCGGACGACGCGGTGGCGCTGCGCGACCCCGGCGACGCCTCCTGCTAAGCTCACGAGCAGACAACGCCGGGCCGTCCGCGGACCCCGGCGTTCTGTCGTTCGGCGGCGGTTTCGAACTGCCGCCTCTCGTCAGTGCCAGCCTTCGAGCAGTGAGGCGAGCATCGATACGCCGAGGACGAGACCCGCCAGCAGGGCCACGATCAGCACCACCGCGAGCACCAGCGACAACCCTGCCAGTGCCCCGTCACGTCGCCGCATGGCCACGATCCTAGTGACCGCGACCCCCGATGGGGTTCAGTTCGCGCCACACCGGCGGACTGCACCCCCGTCATTGATCAACATCAAGAAGGTGCCGCTAGGTTGGGCGCCACCAGCCGCAGCTTGCG includes:
- a CDS encoding ATP-binding cassette domain-containing protein; protein product: MVRAGPVNHSGLDQSDTVPLHRDNQDRPRIKATGLGKTYGTVTALADVGLRVPPGRILGILGHNGAGKTTLIDILGTRVPPSTGTAEVCGFDVRRDGHEVRRRIGITGQSAAVDDALSGRDNLVLVARLLGANRRQAKARASELLDSFGLSDAADRQARTYSGGMRRRLDLAASLVGSPEVLFLDEPTTGLDPVSRTELWRIVRDLATGGAAVVLTTQYLEEADRLADEVLVLGLGRIVAAGTPQTLKDRLGKRTATLTFGDAETCRRAFGALEQRCFRPARDDSRHAVVAAIAESGDIAVLVRTLDAAGIGLRDLTVAEPTLDDVYLSLLGHLGEGP
- a CDS encoding ABC transporter permease; its protein translation is MSVQAAVPWRGSGFRTQVRVLAARTLRSSFGDVKLVFFGLMQPVVLLLLFSQVFDGIGSLPGIAEYGGYIDFLMPATLVNIAMTTAMGSGVGLLAETYSGFVGRLRCLPISMFAVLTARTLADSARLAVQLLVALLTGLLLLGFRPAGGFAGVTAAVLLTLVAGWGLSWVFLAIAAWAKKPETMQAVSFIAVFPLMFGSSAYMPVDTMPAWVRALSTVNPVTYAIDATRGLALGRPDWTAILLAVALSLVAAAIGAAVAARSFRRHSG
- a CDS encoding lytic murein transglycosylase is translated as MRVNPLFTAARTAARQAGISRKAALAFVGGALAVLPVASVAGGAVGTVQNIAGQLPPMPPVLTGIGPDLLGADGSLPEPMVGAPLPAPDATQVGYELPSGPLGIPGTALKAYQNAAEIVAREQPGSHIDWALIASIGRIESNHARGGYVDAKGDTLEPILGPVLNGAGPVAAIADSDGGRFDADPVWDRAVGPTQFIPSTWRNYASDGNGDGESNPNNIYDATLGTGRYLTSGGLDLANPEQLRAAVLRYNNSESYAITVIRWAESYRSGGVGALPDSMVPIGAPNPVAARPAPGPVPPPVPGQPPVPPGTQPPPPGGTPTPSNPDTPPGSTPPPGSTPPPGSTTPPSSTPPPSSTPPPSSSEPPSSTEPPSSTPPPSSTEPPSSSEPPSSSEPPSSTPPSSTEPPSGTTPPGTGTPSGT
- a CDS encoding VanZ family protein; amino-acid sequence: MVQLLRTFGGLLSLTPLLGPPALLLCWALARFRRRDRPTGLATATAVCDVLLVLAAVCVLYLVTKPMHGQPSATDLEPGKEIGGALDQLPGNADPIWQVVGNALLLMPIGMLAPLRITRLRSVARVVCTGLVLSTAVELTQYLFLVGRVAATDDVILNTIGAGAGALLTRHWWARRTGPFTRTGRAAIRRTGQYRTVPRPYVSQYSRTAPDDLGKL
- a CDS encoding PucR family transcriptional regulator — its product is MTQVVSQLAVKPGCDLGQHRSAAELWAALPAELAGWLRPLANQIAKDILDGIALADPRYRSLLRRRGPGTLSESIKEAVSSCLDGIGDPLPRISRPALLGRRLGRAELAADGALDRLRAAIRLSGRIACEHLADAARRHRISGESLCALMEALFSTIGEISAAAAVEYSTGKARALTQQERRRHRLTELIVSGTTATERATASLAEALRWQLPDRVAVAVLEPVVPRIDLRPPRFDEQVLVDLGQPEPRVITADPRRHLDPADGALTGWRAVVGPLVPFTEAPVSLHWARRTLGCLQDGSIKGGDVVWAHEHLSTLWLLSDDFLTAELSRRSLRPLDALPGPDRLTLTETLFVWLQNRCSTTETAGRLRLHRQTVHNRVKTLRALFGAGLDDPGQRLEMLIALRARRLRLSER
- a CDS encoding GtrA family protein; this encodes MWRFAVVGGAAFVTTVGVNYLLKLTVLREKPVTALAIATIVATILSYLLSRGWSFQARGGRPRHHEAALFFLVNAIAVGINLCPPLISRYVLRLEYPAVGLLCQEIADFVSGMVIGTALGTLFRWWGYQKWVFPVTVGC
- a CDS encoding glycosyl transferase, which produces MGLPGDGRMLTAPRSRPVTGRRADALAALGYLIAAVLLFRPLWTNLGHGYLTNSGQDQNMWEWFFSVTAHAVAGLENPLSSGLQNHPAGVNLMANTAMLGLGVPLTPVTLVFGPAVTWALVLTGGLAGSAFAWYHLLSRRLVGSRAAAALGGACCAFAPPIISHANAHPNFVALFVLPFIIGRFLDLVRGARPVRDGVLLGLLVTYQVFLGEEPLVITALGLLVFAVTYALSRPSEVPAMLRPLATGLGVAAVTSLALLIFPLWWQFFGPQSYHSLEHGPQGNDAAAFTAFASDSLAGDAESARGLAMNRTEENAFFGWPLVLLLTAISAWLWRRAVARALAVTLFVLALISMGSPLTVAGHETGIPGPWRLLAGLPLLESVLESRFALGCAPVAGLLLALATDRVLTAATVAEWRGAARVIWSAVLLFALVPIVPVELAARERAPAPAFFALDLWRDHVRPGRSVLMVPPPDTGDAEPLHWQVLAGLGFPLAEGYFVGPGGKDRAGQYGAVRRPTSNLLERVANTGRVPPANPIDQLIAENDLRFWQADVVVLAPQQRRATELKQTVEQLLGGPGTVVGGVWLWDVRR
- a CDS encoding MBL fold metallo-hydrolase, with product MKSGAPAQTSTTRRNILRGAGVASAAALLHGYQLPAALAQPPGQPGTATGPFVPVPVRARPPKIPPKGYLLDQLGDGLYGIRDGIDQAMFLVSRKGVAAIDAPERLGEKMLAAIAEITTRPVTHVIYSHAHVDHIGAAHLFPPTAAYIAHERTAELLRRANDPRRPVPTKTFDGNHSSLKIGEHQLFLDYHGTNHLPGNLFIHAPQHRLLSLVDVIIPRWIPFFRLDTARDIPGFVEAIDKSLEYDFDTFFGGHMGWYGTREDVVETQEWTADLKRVSAEAVRTVGYEDAIKGVDPDNGYAQLGAYFNALVDTSAKLMPTKWLTLLAGADVFLRDNCSAMTLSLLND
- a CDS encoding putative quinol monooxygenase, whose amino-acid sequence is MLIVAGHIMVDPQQRASYLADCVRVVEQARRAPGCLDFSITADLVDTGRIVIFERWASRTAVEAFRGDGPSDEQNAAILSASVAEYDVAGERSLT